Proteins from one Bos indicus x Bos taurus breed Angus x Brahman F1 hybrid chromosome 19, Bos_hybrid_MaternalHap_v2.0, whole genome shotgun sequence genomic window:
- the GPRC5C gene encoding G-protein coupled receptor family C group 5 member C isoform X1 yields MAIHRTVLMCLGLPLFLLPGARAQEQAPPGCSPDLNPLYYNLCDRSEAWGIILEAVAGAGVVTTFVLTIILVASLPFVQDTKKRSLLGTQVFFLLGTLGLFCLVFACVVKPSFSTCASRRFLFGVLFAICFSCLVAHVLALHFLVRKNHGPRGWVIFLVALLLSLVEVIINTEWLIITLVRGAGTEGDALGNGSAGWVAVSPCAIANADFVMALIYVMLLLLCAFSGAWSALCGRFKRWRKHGVFILLTTTASIAVWVVWIVMYTYGNRQYNSPTWDDPTLAIALATNAWAFVLFYVIPEVSQVTRSSPEQSYQGDLYPTRGVGYETILKEQKGQSMFVENKAFSMDEPASAKRPVSPYSGYNGQLLTSMYQPTEMTLMHKAPSDGAYDVILPRATANSQVTGSANSTLRAEDIYAAQGRQEATLPKEGKNSQAQSPQNNTRW; encoded by the exons ATGGCCATCCACAGAACCGTGCTGATGTGTCTGGGACTgcctctcttcctgctcccagGGGCCCGGGCCCAGGAGCAGGCCCCGCCTGGCTGCAGCCCGGACCTCAACCCCCTCTATTACAACCTGTGTGACCGCTCTGAGGCTTGGGGCATCATCTTGGAAGCCGTGGCGGGGGCAGGCGTCGTCACCACCTTCGTCCTCACCATCATCCTGGTGGCCAGCCTCCCCTTCGTGCAGGACACCAAGAAGCGGAGCCTGCTGGGGACCCAGGTGTTCTTCCTTCTGGGGACCCTGGGCCTCTTCTGCCTCGTCTTCGCCTGCGTGGTGAAGCCCAGCTTCTCCACCTGTGCCTCCCGGCGCTTCCTCTTCGGGGTCCTGTTCGCCATCTGCTTCTCCTGCCTGGTGGCCCACGTCTTGGCCCTCCACTTCCTGGTCCGGAAGAACCACGGGCCCCGGGGTTGGGTGATCTTCCTCGTGGCCCTGCTGCTGAGCCTCGTGGAGGTGATCATCAACACGGAGTGGCTGATCATCACACTGGTGCGGGGAGCCGGCACAGAGGGCGACGCTCTGGGCAACGGCAGTGCGGGCTGGGTGGCCGTCTCCCCCTGCGCCATCGCCAACGCGGACTTCGTCATGGCGCTCATCTacgtgatgctgctgctgctctgcgcCTTCTCGGGGGCCTGGTCGGCCCTGTGCGGCCGCTTCAAGCGCTGGCGGAAGCACGGGGTCTTCATATTGCTCACCACGACCGCCTCCATCGCCGTCTGGGTGGTGTGGATTGTCATGTACACCTACGGCAACCGGCAGTACAACAGCCCCACGTGGGACGACCCCACGCTGGCCATCGCCCTCGCCACCAATGCCTGGGCCTTTGTCCTCTTCTACGTCATCCCAGAGGTCTCCCAGGTGACCAGGTCCAGCCCGGAGCAGAGCTACCAGGGGGATCTGTACCCCACCCGAGGCGTGGGCTACGAGACCATTCTGAAAGAGCAAAAGGGCCAGAGCATGTTTGTGGAAAACAAGGCGTTTTCCATGGACGAGCCAGCCTCAG CTAAGAGACCGGTGTCACCATACAGCGGGTACAACGGGCAGCTGCTGACCAGTATGTACCAGCCCACCGAGATGACCCTGATGCACAAAGCCCCG TCCGATGGAGCGTACGACGTCATCCTCCCGCGGGCCACCGCCAACAGCCAGGTGACGGGCAGTGCCAATTCCACCCTGCGGGCCGAGGACATCTACGCGGCCCAGGGCCGCCAGGAGGCCACGCTGCCCAAGGAAGGCAAGAACTCTCAG GCTCAGTCCCCGCAAAATAACACGAGATGGTAG
- the LOC113878056 gene encoding CMRF35-like molecule 8 isoform X2 produces the protein MAQPHRAMWLPPALLLLWVPGCLSLSGPRRVTGFVGGSLSVKCRYQEEFINNSKYWCKPPCVLLWKMVETTESEREVTRGQVSIRDSPANLTFTVTLKSLREKDAGTYWCGIDVSYTVDPIFEVEVSVTPAPAAPPTPRPTRPTVTAKTSTVTTKVSTVSFTTLATEGTTHSASSQEEYDPTQTWWLHALLISLALLLLLLGGISLLAWRMVQRRVKAGEKPEPPQSCSQAAEQTELCYANLELQTWPLSGKPVQPTQAEVEYSTVGPPSGDLHYSSIVFDPRSQDSKADRIPSETPVYSMVKKT, from the exons ATGGCCCAGCCGCACCGGGCTATGTGGCTGCCCCCGGCTCTGCTGCTTCTCTGGGTCCCAG GCTGTTTGTCCCTGAGTGGCCCCCGCAGAGTGACGGGCTTCGTGGGGGGATCCCTGAGCGTGAAATGTCGGTACCAAGAGGAATTCATAAACAATTCCAAATACTGGTGCAAACCCCCATGTGTGTTATTGTGGAAGATGGTGGAGAccacagagtcagagagagaagtgACGAGGGGCCAGGTGTCCATCAGAGACAGTCCTGCAAACCTCACCTTCACAGTGACCTTGAAGAGCCTCAGAGAGAAGGATGCGGGAACGTACTGGTGTGGGATTGATGTGTCATATACAGTTGACCCCATCTTCGAGGTGGAGGTGTCTGTGACTCCAG CACCAGCGGCGCCACCAACACCAAGGCCAACCCGACCGACTGTCACAGCCAAGACCTCGACAGTCACAACCAAAGTTTCAACTGTGTCCTTCACCACCCTGGCCACAGAGGGCACTACCCACAGTGCCAGCAGCCAGGAGGAATACGACCCCACGCAGACCTGGTG GCTCCACGCGCTGCTGATCTCCTTGGcgctcctgctgctcctgctggggGGCATCTCACTGCTCGCCTGGAGGATGGTTCAGAGACGGGTTAAAG CTGGAGAGAAACCAGAGCCGCCCCAGAGCTGCAGTCAG GCTGCTGAGCAGACTGAGCTCTGCTATGCGAATCTGGAGCTGCAGACGTGGCCCCTTTCAGGAAAGCCCGTTCAACCCACGCAGGCGGAGGTAGAATACAGCACAGTG GGCCCGCCCAGCGGCGATCTTCACTACAGCTCGATAGTGTTTGATCCCCGGAGCCAGGATTCCAAGGCCGACAGGATTCCCTCCGAGACACCAGTGTACAGCATGGTTAAGAAGACATAA
- the LOC113878056 gene encoding CMRF35-like molecule 8 isoform X1 — protein sequence MAQPHRAMWLPPALLLLWVPGCLSLSGPRRVTGFVGGSLSVKCRYQEEFINNSKYWCKPPCVLLWKMVETTESEREVTRGQVSIRDSPANLTFTVTLKSLREKDAGTYWCGIDVSYTVDPIFEVEVSVTPAPAAPPTPRPTRPTVTAKTSTVTTKVSTVSFTTLATEGTTHSASSQEEYDPTQTWCGRLSTEQEREGGTPCPTQPTLSPFRLHALLISLALLLLLLGGISLLAWRMVQRRVKAGEKPEPPQSCSQAAEQTELCYANLELQTWPLSGKPVQPTQAEVEYSTVGPPSGDLHYSSIVFDPRSQDSKADRIPSETPVYSMVKKT from the exons ATGGCCCAGCCGCACCGGGCTATGTGGCTGCCCCCGGCTCTGCTGCTTCTCTGGGTCCCAG GCTGTTTGTCCCTGAGTGGCCCCCGCAGAGTGACGGGCTTCGTGGGGGGATCCCTGAGCGTGAAATGTCGGTACCAAGAGGAATTCATAAACAATTCCAAATACTGGTGCAAACCCCCATGTGTGTTATTGTGGAAGATGGTGGAGAccacagagtcagagagagaagtgACGAGGGGCCAGGTGTCCATCAGAGACAGTCCTGCAAACCTCACCTTCACAGTGACCTTGAAGAGCCTCAGAGAGAAGGATGCGGGAACGTACTGGTGTGGGATTGATGTGTCATATACAGTTGACCCCATCTTCGAGGTGGAGGTGTCTGTGACTCCAG CACCAGCGGCGCCACCAACACCAAGGCCAACCCGACCGACTGTCACAGCCAAGACCTCGACAGTCACAACCAAAGTTTCAACTGTGTCCTTCACCACCCTGGCCACAGAGGGCACTACCCACAGTGCCAGCAGCCAGGAGGAATACGACCCCACGCAGACCTGGTG TGGGCGCTTATCTACTGAACAAGAGAGGGAAGGTGggaccccctgccccacccagccCACCCTGTCTCCCTTCAGGCTCCACGCGCTGCTGATCTCCTTGGcgctcctgctgctcctgctggggGGCATCTCACTGCTCGCCTGGAGGATGGTTCAGAGACGGGTTAAAG CTGGAGAGAAACCAGAGCCGCCCCAGAGCTGCAGTCAG GCTGCTGAGCAGACTGAGCTCTGCTATGCGAATCTGGAGCTGCAGACGTGGCCCCTTTCAGGAAAGCCCGTTCAACCCACGCAGGCGGAGGTAGAATACAGCACAGTG GGCCCGCCCAGCGGCGATCTTCACTACAGCTCGATAGTGTTTGATCCCCGGAGCCAGGATTCCAAGGCCGACAGGATTCCCTCCGAGACACCAGTGTACAGCATGGTTAAGAAGACATAA
- the GPRC5C gene encoding G-protein coupled receptor family C group 5 member C isoform X2, producing the protein MAIHRTVLMCLGLPLFLLPGARAQEQAPPGCSPDLNPLYYNLCDRSEAWGIILEAVAGAGVVTTFVLTIILVASLPFVQDTKKRSLLGTQVFFLLGTLGLFCLVFACVVKPSFSTCASRRFLFGVLFAICFSCLVAHVLALHFLVRKNHGPRGWVIFLVALLLSLVEVIINTEWLIITLVRGAGTEGDALGNGSAGWVAVSPCAIANADFVMALIYVMLLLLCAFSGAWSALCGRFKRWRKHGVFILLTTTASIAVWVVWIVMYTYGNRQYNSPTWDDPTLAIALATNAWAFVLFYVIPEVSQVTRSSPEQSYQGDLYPTRGVGYETILKEQKGQSMFVENKAFSMDEPASAKRPVSPYSGYNGQLLTSMYQPTEMTLMHKAPSDGAYDVILPRATANSQVTGSANSTLRAEDIYAAQGRQEATLPKEGKNSQVFRNPYVWD; encoded by the exons ATGGCCATCCACAGAACCGTGCTGATGTGTCTGGGACTgcctctcttcctgctcccagGGGCCCGGGCCCAGGAGCAGGCCCCGCCTGGCTGCAGCCCGGACCTCAACCCCCTCTATTACAACCTGTGTGACCGCTCTGAGGCTTGGGGCATCATCTTGGAAGCCGTGGCGGGGGCAGGCGTCGTCACCACCTTCGTCCTCACCATCATCCTGGTGGCCAGCCTCCCCTTCGTGCAGGACACCAAGAAGCGGAGCCTGCTGGGGACCCAGGTGTTCTTCCTTCTGGGGACCCTGGGCCTCTTCTGCCTCGTCTTCGCCTGCGTGGTGAAGCCCAGCTTCTCCACCTGTGCCTCCCGGCGCTTCCTCTTCGGGGTCCTGTTCGCCATCTGCTTCTCCTGCCTGGTGGCCCACGTCTTGGCCCTCCACTTCCTGGTCCGGAAGAACCACGGGCCCCGGGGTTGGGTGATCTTCCTCGTGGCCCTGCTGCTGAGCCTCGTGGAGGTGATCATCAACACGGAGTGGCTGATCATCACACTGGTGCGGGGAGCCGGCACAGAGGGCGACGCTCTGGGCAACGGCAGTGCGGGCTGGGTGGCCGTCTCCCCCTGCGCCATCGCCAACGCGGACTTCGTCATGGCGCTCATCTacgtgatgctgctgctgctctgcgcCTTCTCGGGGGCCTGGTCGGCCCTGTGCGGCCGCTTCAAGCGCTGGCGGAAGCACGGGGTCTTCATATTGCTCACCACGACCGCCTCCATCGCCGTCTGGGTGGTGTGGATTGTCATGTACACCTACGGCAACCGGCAGTACAACAGCCCCACGTGGGACGACCCCACGCTGGCCATCGCCCTCGCCACCAATGCCTGGGCCTTTGTCCTCTTCTACGTCATCCCAGAGGTCTCCCAGGTGACCAGGTCCAGCCCGGAGCAGAGCTACCAGGGGGATCTGTACCCCACCCGAGGCGTGGGCTACGAGACCATTCTGAAAGAGCAAAAGGGCCAGAGCATGTTTGTGGAAAACAAGGCGTTTTCCATGGACGAGCCAGCCTCAG CTAAGAGACCGGTGTCACCATACAGCGGGTACAACGGGCAGCTGCTGACCAGTATGTACCAGCCCACCGAGATGACCCTGATGCACAAAGCCCCG TCCGATGGAGCGTACGACGTCATCCTCCCGCGGGCCACCGCCAACAGCCAGGTGACGGGCAGTGCCAATTCCACCCTGCGGGCCGAGGACATCTACGCGGCCCAGGGCCGCCAGGAGGCCACGCTGCCCAAGGAAGGCAAGAACTCTCAGGTGTTTAGAAACCCCTACGTGTGGGACTGA